One genomic segment of Bradyrhizobium diazoefficiens includes these proteins:
- a CDS encoding pyridoxal-phosphate-dependent aminotransferase family protein translates to MTVRAGREFLAIPGPTTMPDEVLRAMHRPAIDIYSKEMLDLTESLLGDISKLFATRGKSYIYIANGHGAWEAALSNVLSRGDKVLVLESGRFAIGWGNAAALMGAEVEVLKGDWRRAVRPHEVEERLRRDKEHTIKAVVVVQVDTASGVQNDIEAIGKAIKAAGHPALYMVDTVASLGCMPYEMDKWGVDVTMSGSQKGLMTPPGLGFVAANARALEVHKTANMATPYWSWSEREGTENYRKYAGTAPVHLLFALRRAIDMLHEEGLENAFHRHSLLGEAARRAVAAWSEGQVLGFNVAEASERSNTVTTVTMSNGHDPAVLQRYCKDKCGVVLGTGIGDLSGQAFRIAHMGHINAPMLLGTLGVVEIGLNALKIPHGKGGLEAAVAYLGEEVAV, encoded by the coding sequence ATGACCGTTCGCGCGGGCCGGGAATTTCTGGCCATCCCCGGACCCACCACGATGCCCGACGAGGTGCTGCGGGCGATGCACCGCCCGGCGATCGACATCTACTCCAAGGAGATGCTCGATCTGACCGAGAGCCTGCTCGGCGACATCTCGAAATTGTTTGCGACCAGGGGCAAGTCTTACATCTACATCGCCAACGGCCACGGCGCCTGGGAAGCCGCGCTGAGCAACGTGCTGTCGCGCGGCGACAAGGTGCTGGTGCTGGAGAGCGGCCGCTTCGCGATCGGCTGGGGCAATGCGGCCGCGCTGATGGGCGCCGAGGTCGAGGTGCTCAAGGGCGACTGGCGGCGCGCGGTGCGGCCGCACGAGGTCGAGGAGCGGCTGCGCCGCGACAAGGAGCATACCATCAAGGCCGTCGTCGTGGTCCAGGTCGATACGGCCTCGGGCGTCCAGAACGACATCGAGGCGATCGGCAAGGCGATCAAGGCGGCCGGCCATCCCGCGCTGTACATGGTCGACACCGTGGCCTCGCTCGGCTGCATGCCGTACGAGATGGACAAATGGGGCGTCGACGTCACGATGTCCGGCTCGCAGAAGGGCCTGATGACGCCGCCCGGCCTCGGCTTCGTCGCCGCGAACGCGCGCGCGCTCGAGGTGCACAAGACCGCCAACATGGCGACGCCCTATTGGAGCTGGAGCGAGCGCGAGGGCACCGAGAACTACCGCAAATACGCCGGCACCGCGCCGGTGCATCTGCTGTTCGCGCTGCGCCGGGCGATCGACATGCTGCACGAGGAAGGGCTGGAGAACGCCTTCCATCGCCACAGCCTGCTCGGCGAAGCCGCACGCCGCGCGGTCGCCGCCTGGTCGGAAGGCCAGGTGCTCGGCTTCAACGTCGCGGAAGCCAGCGAGCGCTCCAATACCGTGACCACGGTGACGATGAGCAACGGCCATGATCCCGCAGTGCTGCAGCGCTATTGCAAGGACAAATGCGGCGTCGTGCTCGGCACCGGCATCGGCGATCTCTCCGGCCAGGCCTTCCGCATCGCCCATATGGGACACATCAACGCACCGATGCTGCTCGGCACGCTCGGGGTGGTCGAGATCGGGCTCAACGCGCTGAAGATCCCGCATGGCAAAGGCGGACTGGAAGCGGCGGTCGCCTATCTCGGCGAAGAGGTGGCGGTTTAG
- a CDS encoding thermonuclease family protein — translation MLRKVLIALSLLAPSLAQAADITGTAKVRAGDSVVIGSTRIRLGGIDAPATDQLCLNTKGERWTCGVAARDELAKYAEGKSWICHARSVDRRGRTVARCEVGGEDIQKWLVRSGWALAYTRLSRDYEPDEAAAREAKAGMWQGAFIAPWDWRVRNKKTTILGATKPPDGAHAILLASASGPVAPSPDCTIKGNVNSAGECIYHQPTSRWYAQIKMKISKGTRWFCSVEEAEAAGCRETKR, via the coding sequence ATGTTGCGAAAAGTCCTGATTGCGCTGTCTTTGCTCGCCCCCTCGCTGGCGCAGGCCGCCGACATCACCGGCACGGCAAAAGTCCGCGCCGGCGACTCCGTCGTGATCGGCAGCACGCGGATCCGGCTCGGCGGCATCGACGCACCCGCGACCGACCAGCTCTGTCTCAACACCAAGGGCGAGCGCTGGACCTGCGGCGTCGCGGCCCGTGACGAGCTCGCCAAATATGCCGAAGGCAAGAGCTGGATCTGCCATGCCCGTTCGGTCGACCGGCGCGGCCGCACCGTGGCGCGCTGCGAGGTCGGCGGCGAGGACATCCAGAAATGGCTGGTGCGCAGCGGCTGGGCGCTGGCCTACACCCGCCTCTCCCGCGACTACGAGCCCGATGAAGCCGCCGCGCGCGAGGCAAAAGCCGGCATGTGGCAGGGTGCCTTCATCGCTCCCTGGGACTGGCGCGTGCGCAACAAGAAGACGACGATATTGGGCGCGACCAAGCCGCCGGACGGCGCGCATGCGATCCTGCTCGCTTCGGCCTCCGGGCCGGTCGCGCCGTCGCCGGACTGCACCATCAAGGGCAATGTCAACAGCGCCGGCGAATGCATCTATCACCAGCCGACCAGCCGCTGGTATGCGCAGATCAAGATGAAGATCAGCAAGGGTACCCGCTGGTTCTGCTCGGTCGAGGAAGCCGAGGCCGCGGGCTGCCGCGAGACGAAGCGTTAG
- a CDS encoding caspase family protein, with the protein MNLRQLDISRRTIAVAAALIGTVSLVIGAHAALNMRALDAAKAVTTDQVTGSLAQTSRLALVIGNGHYPDANAPLTQSINDARALSSALRKNGFDVDMVEDATKDDMVRAVNRLKSRIKRDTVVMLFFGGYGVQAGRESYMLPVDAVIWKENDVRRQGVSIDGVLEMMKEQGAKAKLVVVDASRRNPYERRFRSYSHGLAPISASDNALILTSASPGKVVDDGKGEHSVLVGEFLNNLNAQGSAEGVFNKTRLAISRASEGDQVPTVSSSLLEDVQFNEAGG; encoded by the coding sequence ATGAATCTCAGGCAGCTCGACATTTCCCGACGCACGATCGCAGTCGCCGCAGCTCTCATCGGCACGGTGTCGCTCGTCATCGGCGCCCATGCTGCCCTCAACATGCGCGCGCTCGATGCCGCCAAGGCGGTTACGACCGACCAGGTCACCGGCTCGCTCGCCCAGACCTCGCGCCTCGCGCTCGTCATCGGCAATGGTCATTACCCCGACGCCAACGCGCCGCTGACGCAGTCGATCAACGATGCCCGCGCGCTGTCCTCGGCGCTGCGCAAGAACGGCTTTGACGTCGACATGGTGGAAGACGCCACCAAGGACGACATGGTCCGCGCCGTCAATCGCCTGAAGTCCCGGATCAAGCGCGACACCGTCGTGATGCTGTTCTTCGGCGGCTACGGCGTGCAGGCCGGCCGCGAGAGCTACATGCTGCCGGTCGATGCGGTGATCTGGAAGGAAAACGACGTCCGCCGCCAGGGCGTCTCCATCGACGGCGTGCTCGAGATGATGAAGGAGCAGGGCGCCAAGGCCAAGCTCGTCGTCGTCGATGCCTCCCGCCGTAACCCTTACGAGCGCCGCTTCCGCTCCTACAGCCATGGCCTTGCGCCGATCAGCGCGTCCGACAATGCGCTGATCCTCACCTCGGCCTCGCCGGGCAAGGTCGTCGACGACGGCAAGGGCGAGCACAGCGTGCTGGTCGGCGAGTTCCTCAACAATTTGAATGCGCAGGGCAGCGCCGAAGGCGTCTTCAACAAGACCCGCCTCGCCATCTCCCGCGCCTCCGAAGGCGATCAGGTCCCGACCGTGTCGTCCTCGCTGCTCGAGGACGTGCAGTTCAACGAAGCCGGCGGTTAG
- a CDS encoding efflux RND transporter periplasmic adaptor subunit, with protein MRPLPARSISRHLVALTGLLLLSAPIALAADDDAPKGPAVTVLKVTKSCFSDIVEATGTIVAREESSVRPERPGLKVTDVLAEAGDTTTAGQVLARLALPEGGTLQVTAPVAGVIATSTAQIGNLASAKGEALFTIVARSEYDLVGLVATTDVRKLAVNQTATVRIAGAGDIDGKVRRIGPTVEPNIQQGMVYVGIASQKRLLLNASGRALIKTGQSCNVAVPLTAVQYSSAGTVVQLIRRNRVETKRVEIGLMSGGNIEVRDGLSDGDIVVARAGALLREGDPVRPVMAAEAAK; from the coding sequence ATGCGTCCATTGCCTGCGCGTTCCATTTCCAGACATCTCGTTGCGCTCACCGGACTGCTGCTGCTGTCCGCTCCCATCGCACTTGCCGCCGATGACGACGCGCCCAAGGGGCCTGCGGTCACGGTGCTGAAGGTCACGAAATCCTGCTTCTCCGACATCGTCGAAGCCACCGGCACGATCGTCGCGCGCGAGGAAAGCTCGGTGCGGCCCGAGCGTCCCGGCCTGAAGGTCACGGATGTGCTGGCGGAAGCCGGCGACACCACCACGGCCGGCCAGGTCTTGGCGCGGCTGGCGCTGCCCGAAGGCGGCACGCTTCAGGTCACCGCGCCCGTGGCCGGCGTGATCGCGACCTCGACCGCGCAGATCGGCAATCTCGCCTCGGCCAAGGGCGAGGCGCTGTTCACGATCGTGGCACGCAGCGAATATGATCTCGTCGGCCTCGTCGCGACGACCGACGTGCGCAAGCTCGCGGTCAACCAGACCGCGACGGTGCGCATTGCAGGCGCCGGCGATATCGACGGCAAGGTGCGCCGGATCGGGCCGACGGTCGAGCCGAACATCCAGCAGGGCATGGTCTATGTCGGCATCGCCTCGCAGAAGCGGCTGTTGCTGAACGCGAGCGGGCGCGCGCTGATCAAGACCGGACAGAGCTGCAACGTCGCGGTGCCGCTGACGGCGGTGCAATATTCCTCCGCCGGCACCGTGGTGCAGCTGATCCGCCGCAATCGCGTCGAGACCAAGCGTGTCGAGATCGGATTGATGTCGGGCGGCAATATCGAAGTCCGCGACGGCCTCAGCGACGGCGACATCGTCGTCGCCCGCGCCGGCGCGCTGCTGCGCGAAGGCGACCCGGTGCGCCCGGTGATGGCCGCGGAGGCGGCGAAGTAG